The genomic stretch AAAGCAATGTTCTTACTGGACTAGCATACCATATTGAAGGAGCAATGACACTTTTACTAGATGGCCATCACCGCGCTTCCGCAGCATGTTTAAGTAGTAAGCCGTTAAATTGTATAGTCATAGCTAGAGTAAACAGTTATGGATGGAAAGATCAAAAAATTGAGTATTTTTGGGCGGGAGGAACATGCTTCAATCTAACCGAGATGAATAATGCCAACAATATAATTAGGTTATTAAAGAAATACAAGATTGAAAGAAGTAGCGAAACCTTAAATACAAAAGCATTTGGGATAAGTGGCGAAATAAGAGATAAAGAATTTAATAATAAACTAAACAGTAAGTCAAAACTTTACCCTCGATTTAAGGAAATAGCATTTGAAAGTATGTTAGACACCATTTCATTTGAACGTTATGAAGAATTGTGGGATAAATATGATGATGAATCAAGTTTTGAATTTGAAATATTAACTAATGCTTTATATAGAAGATATAAAGAAAAAATGCACTTATATCTACTAAAAGTTATTAGAGATAGAAATAAATTTGAGTTTTGGGTGCAGGCATTTAATCTATTAATGACGTATAACGAGGAAGAGATAGAAGATGTCGTTGTTGAATATCTAGTAGAGCATGACTATGATAAGCATGATCCGATAAGAAAAATTATTGATGAATATTATAAAAAACGTCCATAGAATACATCAGCTAACAATAGATTTGCACAAGGTTCGGGCGAGGGTCATAAAGCCTAATGGGAGATGCTCTCACACATTCCTCAACCTAAGTCCATCGTACCACTCGGCACATTAGTCACATGCGTGACATGAGCACCTTCGCTCTAAGGTTGAGAAATGTCGCAAATCCGGAACGTTATAATACATAATCTCATTACTTAAGGGGATTGAGTGTAAATGTGGATGCTTAAAAGAAATAAAGTACTAGTTGATGGGTTTGAAAGAATAGTAGGTAGGTAAAATGTTTGTAGATGATAATATGATTGTTGATATTGAAATGAATGCGAAGCTTGAGATGGAATTAATTGGTTGTCTAGTAGATGAAAACTATAGAATATTATTTTCTGTAGACAATGCATCTGGTTTTGATGAACTATGTGAAATATTTCCAAGTTTTGAAAGTAAAAAAGATGACTTCTTGAGAAATTTTGAAAAAGGTAGAGCATGGTTAGATTTTACTAAAGAAAGGATTGTAGAGTCCACATATGATAATTTTTTAGAGTTACCATTTTTTGAAGAAGGCAAGACAGATTGGTTTGCCCCAAAAAATGATGAGGAGCTAATAAGAGTAATTGAACATGAGGGGATGGGATATAGCTGTTTTATTGTACACCAAGATAAAAGTATAAAAGATTATTTATTGGAGATATGGGTTTATGAACACCTTGAATATAAAGGAAGAGAGTGTAGATGCATGATGATACTACCACAAAAGAGTAAATACGTCATTGATAATAAAGTGACTAAAATGAAAGAAATAATAGATTTATACAAAAAGGTATAGGGAATGAGATTACATCTTATAACAATGGATTTGCACAAGGTTCGGGCGAGGGTCACAATACCTCTTGGGATATACCCTCACACATTCCTCAACCTAAGCGCGTCGCGCCACTCGGCACATTAGCCACGTGCGTGGCATGAGCACCTTCGCTCTAAGGTTGAGAAACGTCGCAAATCTGGAATGTTAGATGAAATTGGCTCATTCATATCGGGGTAATTTTCTATAGTCATTAATTACAAGATGTGTATTTGGGTGAAATAATGATTCATTATCATAGGAGGTAAAAAACAAGTTGGGAAATGTATATATTTTTAGAGGAAAGGCAGCGACTGGCAAGTCAACGTTAGCCAATATGCTGGGAAGTAAACTTGCTATACCCGTCTTTTGTAAAGATGATATTGTAGATGCAATAAAAAGTAGTGCGAACATTGAAGACAGATCTATTAGAAATGCGATTTGCTACAATGTTTTGTCTAGAATGATTCAAAGAAGTCTAGACCTTAATACAGATATAATATTGGATATAGCACTTGGGGATAGAAATGGAGCAAAATATTTTTTTGATAGATTAGATTTTAAGGAAAATAGGACTTTCAAATTTTTTCTAAAATGTAGCGATTTAAATGAATGGAAAAGAAGACATGAAGAAAGACTTAAAAATCCATTACCTCACCAATCTTTTAAATCGATTGAGCATGTATTTGAACATTATGAAAAGTTAGATGTGAACCCTTTTGAAGATGAATATATAATTGATACTAGTGAATCTGTAGAAAAAAGTTTTAGAGACATTAGTAGAATCATAAATTATGGTCTTTAATAAAGAGATTAAGGGTTATGCTCCGAGGTTGAATGAGCCAACATCATCTAACAAAACATTTGCGCAAGGTTCGGGCGAGGGTGATAAAGCCTCTGGGGAATTGCCCTCACATATCCCTCAACCTAAGTCCATCGGACCACTCGGCACATTAGCCCTTAGCAGGGCATGAGCACCTTCGCTCTAAGGTTGAGAAACGTCGCAAATCCGAAACGTTACACGAAAGACTGAGTGTTTGGTGCTTTGTTCTAGTGTGATTTAAGAGTTACATTTAAGGATTAATGTTGTAGGAGTGATTATTATAAAAAAATTAATAGTAGGATTACTACTAATACCAATTTTAGTTTTAGTAATTATTGTGTCATTCTTTGTTGTTTCACCGATAATAAATGATATTACACTAAATAACTTTGCAGAACAACTAAATGAATATCCATTACCTGAAAGTACAAGTTTGATTGAAAAGGAAGCAGTATGTGGTAAATTAAATGGCAATGGGAACGGAATGGACTT from Vallitalea okinawensis encodes the following:
- a CDS encoding AAA family ATPase; this encodes MGNVYIFRGKAATGKSTLANMLGSKLAIPVFCKDDIVDAIKSSANIEDRSIRNAICYNVLSRMIQRSLDLNTDIILDIALGDRNGAKYFFDRLDFKENRTFKFFLKCSDLNEWKRRHEERLKNPLPHQSFKSIEHVFEHYEKLDVNPFEDEYIIDTSESVEKSFRDISRIINYGL